Proteins co-encoded in one Rhodococcus sp. PAMC28707 genomic window:
- a CDS encoding acyl-CoA dehydrogenase family protein has protein sequence MTAEFPVTHTVFNQVPDLVPYDTSNDATLLEGLHREGGEWALSELRELGNLAGSVEVQEWGRLANENPPVLRTHDRYGNRVDEVEFHPHWHDLMSVAVANGLHATPWRCDRSGAHVARAAKFYAWGQAEAGHMCPISMTYAAVPALRHNPALAEMYEPLLASTHYDFGLRVPTTKQGLIAGMSMTEKQGGSDVRANTTTATPSSDGTFAIVGHKWFTSAPMSDMFLTLAHTPGGLSCFLLPRVLPDGTRNRMVLQRLKDKLGNKSNASGELEYQGATGWLVGEEGRGVQTIIEMVNMTRLDCVIGSASGIRNATVRAVHHARHRSAFGVPLIDQPLMRNVLSDLVIESEAATVAMMRLAGATDRAAHGDAGEAELRRIALAVSKYWVCKRAPAHAAEALECLGGNGYVEESGMPRLFRESPLMSIWEGSGNVAALDSLRALAKQPDSVEAYFTEVSLASGSDSRLDDAISRVGKELSDRSDIEYRARRVVELMALVFQGSLLVRHGDPAVADAFCASRLGEDWGGAFGTLPTGVDTRAVLARV, from the coding sequence TTGACCGCTGAATTTCCCGTCACCCACACCGTGTTCAACCAGGTGCCCGATCTGGTGCCGTACGACACCTCGAACGACGCGACCCTCCTCGAAGGACTCCACCGCGAGGGAGGGGAGTGGGCGTTGAGCGAGCTTCGCGAACTCGGGAATCTCGCAGGCAGTGTCGAAGTGCAGGAATGGGGTCGGCTCGCCAACGAGAACCCTCCCGTCCTGCGCACCCACGACCGCTACGGCAACCGCGTCGACGAAGTGGAGTTCCATCCGCACTGGCACGACCTGATGTCGGTCGCGGTGGCCAACGGACTGCACGCGACGCCATGGCGGTGCGATCGTTCGGGCGCCCACGTTGCCCGCGCCGCCAAGTTCTATGCCTGGGGTCAAGCAGAGGCAGGCCACATGTGTCCGATCTCCATGACATACGCGGCGGTGCCTGCACTACGCCACAACCCAGCGCTGGCCGAAATGTACGAGCCTCTGCTTGCATCGACCCACTACGATTTCGGCCTTCGCGTTCCCACTACCAAGCAGGGGCTCATCGCCGGAATGTCGATGACCGAAAAACAAGGCGGGTCCGACGTCCGAGCCAACACCACCACGGCCACTCCGTCCTCGGACGGAACATTCGCCATCGTCGGACACAAATGGTTCACCTCCGCGCCGATGTCCGACATGTTCCTCACGTTGGCGCACACACCCGGTGGACTCTCGTGCTTTCTGCTCCCTCGGGTACTGCCCGACGGAACCCGCAATCGGATGGTGCTCCAACGCCTCAAGGACAAACTTGGCAACAAGTCCAATGCCTCGGGCGAACTCGAATACCAGGGCGCCACGGGGTGGCTCGTCGGCGAAGAAGGACGCGGCGTCCAGACCATCATCGAGATGGTCAACATGACCCGCCTCGACTGCGTCATCGGCTCGGCGTCCGGGATACGTAACGCAACCGTCCGCGCGGTGCATCACGCCCGACACCGTTCCGCATTCGGTGTGCCGCTGATAGATCAGCCACTGATGCGCAATGTGTTGTCGGACTTGGTGATCGAATCAGAGGCGGCAACCGTGGCCATGATGCGATTGGCCGGAGCCACCGATCGCGCAGCACACGGTGATGCCGGTGAAGCCGAGTTGCGTCGAATCGCCCTGGCCGTCAGCAAGTATTGGGTCTGCAAGCGTGCACCCGCACATGCAGCCGAAGCTCTCGAATGCCTCGGCGGTAACGGTTACGTCGAAGAATCCGGGATGCCACGGCTCTTTCGCGAATCGCCGCTGATGTCGATCTGGGAGGGCTCAGGCAACGTCGCAGCGCTGGATTCGCTTCGCGCACTTGCCAAGCAGCCGGACAGCGTCGAAGCGTATTTCACCGAAGTGTCGTTGGCATCCGGATCGGACTCGCGACTCGACGACGCCATCTCACGCGTCGGTAAAGAACTCTCGGACCGTTCCGACATCGAATACCGCGCTCGACGCGTCGTCGAACTGATGGCACTCGTCTTCCAAGGATCGTTGCTCGTCCGCCACGGCGATCCGGCCGTCGCTGATGCTTTCTGCGCCAGCAGACTCGGTGAGGATTGGGGCGGTGCATTCGGAACACTGCCCACCGGAGTGGATACGCGGGCGGTGTTGGCTCGGGTGTAA